The genomic DNA ATCAAGATGAAGACTTAAAGGCATAATGTTGTTCGGCAACGGGTCCTGCGTTGTTCAACCTCTTGCATCTGACCTCCATGGGCGGAGGGAATGCCTTATTTTGTCATTCGTTAGACTATTCACTTTAAATCAATTAAATATCGATTTTTCAACGAGGTGATACAGGTTTTATACTTCAGTATAAAAATGTAACTTCAGCGTCTATATCCGTAACTAAAATGCCAATATGTGAAAAACGACTTGGATATGTATCACTCACCTTAACCTCTTAACCTCTTAACCTCTTAACCTCTTAATTTCTTAACAATGCAGTCGTGTTGTCCGTTATACCGCCCGAGTTAATAGCGTTACTATATGAGATGGTGTGCTAGTTATAAGTTATTAAAAATACTTAAATTGATAATTTTTTGTTATTATCATTTTATTATCAATGTTCATTATCAGCAGTGACGTTAGCATTTGCACAAAGGATATTCATTGTCGATAGTAATCAAGTGTTTGGTGTAAAATAGAGGCGCGATATGTTAAATCAACAATGGTTAACCACCTTCATTAAACTCGTGGAAGTAGGGCATTTCACTCACACCGCCGAGCAGCTTTTTATGACTCAACCCGGTGTCAGTCAGCACATTAAAAAGCTTGAACAGCAGGTGGGTGTTGATTTGCTTATCCGAATAGGGAAAAGCTTTGAGCTAACCGAGGCGGGGATTATTTTATATCAACGAGCATTGGTTTGGCAGCAACAACAACGGCAAGTTTTGTCACAATTAGCGGTGGATGATGAGCACATTGGTGAGTGTCGTTTAGCTTGTTCTGGATCGATGGCACTATTGTTATATCCCCATCTAATTGACTACCAGTTACCGCATAAGCAATTACAAATCTCACTGGAAGCGGCGCCCAATCACCGCATCATCGATAGTGTAATGGCCAATACCATTGATGTCGGCATTATCACTCAGTCGATTAATA from Shewanella psychromarinicola includes the following:
- a CDS encoding LysR family transcriptional regulator; this translates as MLNQQWLTTFIKLVEVGHFTHTAEQLFMTQPGVSQHIKKLEQQVGVDLLIRIGKSFELTEAGIILYQRALVWQQQQRQVLSQLAVDDEHIGECRLACSGSMALLLYPHLIDYQLPHKQLQISLEAAPNHRIIDSVMANTIDVGIITQSINMDDLVVTPLATQALCLVLPESCSYQSVTFEQLMALGMVSHPDGMHYWSQITQQYFSDKQALAMQVPIRSYVNQLNQILVPVAKGLAFAVLPQFAVDHFAQPEHIRIASFATEQTAHVVVSEPLFVIYKKHRPLARRYGPIIDKIKQWV